In Equus caballus isolate H_3958 breed thoroughbred chromosome 7, TB-T2T, whole genome shotgun sequence, one DNA window encodes the following:
- the RTBDN gene encoding retbindin, whose amino-acid sequence MACRGRTRPRGLAWALRLTLAWILLGACGRSHPFPATSRRHHGLVADLGTGDPQALVPQPYLRIQDPSSQESPSPRPCCPSEMDTPKALGPGIIPRRCGEPNPECKSFLGHLQIALRSRLRLLQLGVRRGQPLCAELCDAWFATCESAIACGRTWLPFPEKKGCEPDCTIYGQTFTDGADLCRSVLGSALPVAAPGTAHCLSISISGLPRPGHGRRARDTAFPRPRRPRTWIPDAAGSGSGSGSGGGA is encoded by the exons ATGGCCTGCAGGGGCCGCACTCGACCtaggggcctggcctgggccctgcGACTGACCCTGGCATGGATCCTGCTGGGAGCCTGTGGAAGGAGCCACCCATTCCCAGCTACGTCCCGGAGACATCATGGGCTGGTGGCCGATCTGGGCACAG GCGACCCCCAGGCCTTGGTTCCCCAACCCTACCTGAGGATCCAAGACCCCAGCTCACAGGAGTCCCCTTCTCCACGGCCTTGTTGTCCCTCAGAGATGGACACACCAAAGGCATTGGGCCCTGGGATCATCCCAAGGCGCTGTGGGGAGCCGAACCCCGA GTGCAAATCCTTCCTGGGACACCTCCAAATTGCCCTCCGCAGTCGCTTGCGCCTGCTGCAGTTGGGGGTCCGCCGGGGGCAGCCGCTCTGCGCAGAGCTCTGCGATGCCTG GTTTGCCACCTGCGAAAGTGCTATCGCCTGCGGCCGCACTTGGCTCCCATTCCCGGAAAAGAAGGGCTGCGAGCCGGACTGCACTATCTATGGGCAG ACATTCACTGACGGAGCCGACCTTTGCCGCTCGGTTCTGGGCTCCGCGCTGCCGGTGGCAGCTCCGGGCACCGCTCACTGTCTCAGCATCTCCATCTCGGGGCTTCCGCGTCCCGGACACGGACGGAGGGCCCGGGACACCGCCTtcccgcgcccccgccgccctcGCACCTGGATCCCGGACGCTGCGGGCAGCGGgagcggcagcggcagcggcggcggcgcctAG